In the genome of Methanopyrus kandleri AV19, one region contains:
- the spt4 gene encoding transcription elongation factor subunit Spt4, which yields MSKLKACVRCGYLVEEDTEICPACHGDEFTENWRGIAVILDTESQTADRLNAKIPGKYALRVEE from the coding sequence TTGTCCAAGTTGAAAGCGTGCGTCAGGTGCGGGTACCTGGTGGAAGAGGATACCGAGATCTGTCCCGCCTGTCACGGGGACGAGTTCACGGAGAACTGGCGCGGTATCGCAGTGATCCTCGACACTGAGTCCCAGACCGCGGACAGGTTGAACGCGAAGATCCCAGGTAAATACGCCCTGAGAGTTGAGGAGTGA